From a single Bacillus sp. NEB1478 genomic region:
- a CDS encoding glycerol-3-phosphate responsive antiterminator, with amino-acid sequence MPNIVDIVQSQVISSIKNEKDIECAIKATANITFVLTGDIITGKGYIDQLKAAGKMTFVHLDFIEGLSNTKSAITYIAKIWKPMGIITTKSNLIKYAKEEGLMTIQRLFLIDRNALKRGIEIAHNCKPDAIEVLPGLMPSVIDELTRLTNLPIIAGGLISNKEEILNGLKAGALAISSGDPKLWNLEL; translated from the coding sequence ATGCCTAATATTGTAGATATAGTCCAATCACAAGTGATTTCCTCAATTAAAAATGAAAAAGACATTGAATGCGCAATTAAGGCGACTGCAAATATCACATTTGTTTTGACCGGAGATATCATTACGGGGAAAGGGTATATAGACCAATTAAAAGCAGCTGGCAAAATGACATTTGTGCATCTTGATTTTATTGAAGGACTTTCAAATACGAAGAGTGCGATTACATACATAGCGAAGATTTGGAAACCGATGGGGATTATTACAACAAAAAGCAACCTAATTAAGTATGCGAAAGAAGAAGGGTTAATGACGATTCAGCGATTGTTTCTCATTGATCGAAATGCATTGAAAAGAGGAATAGAAATTGCTCATAATTGCAAACCCGATGCCATTGAAGTATTGCCCGGCTTAATGCCTTCAGTAATTGATGAATTAACAAGACTGACAAATTTGCCGATTATTGCCGGAGGATTGATCAGTAATAAAGAAGAAATCCTGAACGGTCTTAAAGCAGGGGCGTTGGCTATTTCATCTGGTGATCCAAAATTGTGGAATTTAGAGTTATAA
- a CDS encoding lamin tail domain-containing protein, producing MKARSQNFIVYAATLVLVMGCVFSFAPAPKTSALEGVPSLLITEIIPNTDNYAGSDAFEYLEIYNNSDQPIDLKGYRIQSGNMNAVISDPLIIEPWSTHLFWTRTSQVQPISLEAFNHNYFSSYKSKYMNENQIRMLDNVPGIVNGGQTIKLLNPQGIEVIKVVYTGADVLLKNQLNSDIRKTGAQR from the coding sequence ATGAAAGCGAGATCTCAAAATTTTATTGTGTATGCAGCTACACTTGTACTCGTGATGGGTTGTGTTTTTTCATTTGCTCCAGCTCCAAAAACCAGCGCTTTAGAAGGTGTTCCATCACTGCTCATTACAGAAATCATTCCGAACACGGATAATTATGCGGGCAGCGATGCTTTTGAGTATTTGGAAATCTATAATAATAGCGATCAGCCGATTGATTTAAAAGGGTATCGTATCCAATCAGGAAATATGAATGCTGTTATTTCTGATCCACTTATTATTGAACCATGGTCGACACATCTTTTTTGGACAAGAACATCACAGGTTCAGCCAATTAGTCTAGAAGCTTTCAATCACAACTATTTTTCTTCATACAAAAGTAAGTATATGAATGAAAACCAAATAAGAATGCTAGATAATGTTCCAGGGATTGTGAATGGCGGACAAACGATTAAACTATTAAATCCACAAGGAATTGAAGTCATAAAAGTGGTTTATACCGGTGCTGATGTTCTTTTGAAAAATCAGTTGAATTCGGATATCCGCAAAACGGGAGCACAACGATGA